A genomic region of Pogona vitticeps strain Pit_001003342236 chromosome 15, PviZW2.1, whole genome shotgun sequence contains the following coding sequences:
- the SPTBN2 gene encoding spectrin beta chain, non-erythrocytic 2 isoform X3, whose product MKALAVEGKRIGKVLDHAIEADKLIEKYETLASDLLQWIEQTILTLYDRKLANCLSGVQNQLQAFNTYRTVEKPPKFTEKGNLEVLLFTIQSKMRANNQKVYMPREGRLISDINKGWERLEKAEHERELALRNELIRQEKLEQLAARFDRKAAMRETWLSENQRLVSQDNFGSDISAVEAAVRKHEAIETDIVAYSERVAAVNAVAAELEAEGYHDLKRVVARRNNVARLWDYLRELVATRRERLMLHFELQKVFQDLVYLMDWLEEMKGRLQSQDFGKHLHGVEDLLQIHALVEADIAIQAERVKAISVAAQRFASSGEGYKPCDPRLVQDRLATLDRCYRELVALAAQRRAKLEESRRLWKFFWDMGEEEAWIREQSRILSSDDFGKDLTSALRLTSKHNAFRDEMSGRAGPLQQSIAEGRQLVAEGHFGAAEVAERIRDIEEQWEQLEALSSGRERRLLQASNLYQFQADANDMEAWLLDALRLVSSSEVGHDEYSTQSLVKKHKDVEEEIHNHRPALDALHEQARSLPPAFAHSPEVDGRLPALEQRYEELVTLAEHRKQALQDALNLYQMFSEADACGLWIGEREYWIETMDVPEKLEDLEVVQQRFETLEPEMNNLASRIAAVNEIASRLLGTDHRNKESIQATREELNTRWQQFQALASRKKDALTSALSIQNYYLECNETKGWMREKTKVIESTQSLGNDLAGVMALQRKLAGMERDLAAIQGKVQDLQEEAARLAEQHPEQAAALRDRLADIDGTWEALRETMRHREESLGEASKLQGFLRDLDDFQAWLLRTQTAVASEDVPATLPEAERLLSQHETIRNEVEHYRDDYRRLRAMGEEVTRGHTDAQHMFLHQRLQALDTGWTELGQMWENRHQLLSRACGFQIFLRDTKQVEGVLSNQEYVLTHTSMPSSLQAAEAAIKKHEDFMTTMEANGERIKGLVDAGRKLITEDAFHADKVREKVNSIDSRHRKNQEAAKDLLARLRDNRELQHFLQDCQELTLWINEKMLSAQDMSYDEARNLHTKWQKHQAFMAELASNKGWLDKIQKEGEQLVAEKPELKPVVREKLDGLQTLWEELESRTQSKARCLFDANRAELFTQSCSALEAWLSGLEAQLHSDDYGKDLTSVNILLKKQQMLENQMDVREKEVEGLKGQALALSPEDSNTVEVDGKLRTVEDKFAELRAPLRERCQKLLASKEEHQFNRDLEDEILWVKERMPLAVSTDHGRDLPTVQLLIKKNQTLQKEIQGHQPRIHDILGRWQSLACSGLEADLRGRVEALQEMWKELQSQAEERHRRLERAQMAQQLYFDVAEAEAWMGEQELHMISEEKAKDELIAQAMVKNHMVMEQALEDYAQTIHQLSLQSRDMVNNGHPESERINLRQGQVDKLYASLKDLAEERRAKLQEQLRLCQLKREVDDLEQWISEREVVAASHELGQDYEHVTMLRDKFREFSRDTSTIGQERVDAVNRLADGMISAGHSDNATIAEWKDSLNEAWADLLELIDTRSQMLAASYELHRFYHDARETLSQIQNKQKQLPDEVGRDLNTAEAMQRMHSAYEHDIQALSTQVKQVQDDASRLQKAYAGEKADDIRRHEQSVSEAWADLLSSSSGRRHLLTDTVDKFRFFRTVRDLLLWMDDVNLQIDAQEKPRDVSAADLVIKNHQGIKAEVEARTDSFNACIAVGNDLLAKGHYASDKIAEKLTQLQDRRKEINDKWRDKMDWLQIVMEVLMFGRDASMAEAWLSSQEPIVRSAELGSNVDEVENLIKRHEGFQKSAAAWEERFSALEKLTTLEENECRRRAQEEARKKRPPTPPVADLPSTAPQPDSAHDGRSPGEQETALEMPSLNGIDLESESPQISETSTTVNGSRLDSVSKGKEPSPVPSPKPRSKPPALGPDPTQSATLPLRTPDPSTPTEQMEGVLCRKQEMESHGKKAANRSWQNIYCVVRKGTLGFYKDSKNASNGIPYHGEAPVSLQGAQCNVALDYKKRKHVFKLGLTDGKEYLFQAKDEAEMSSWMRVVNATAASAPTPHGPAEEQLIGKGMTRALSMPPVSPNSGSEGPVALRSKDTAKEKDREKRFSFFKKNK is encoded by the exons ATGAAAGCCTTAGCCGTGGAAGGGAAGCGGATCGGAAAG GTCCTGGATCACGCGATTGAGGCGGACAAGCTGATAGAAAAATACGAGACCCTCGCCTCGGACCTCCTGCAGTGGATTGAGCAGACGATCTTGACGCTGTACGACCGGAAGCTGGCCAACTGCCTGAGCGGGGTGCAGAACCAGCTGCAGGCTTTTAACACTTACCGCACCGTGGAGAAACCCCCCAA GTTCACGGAAAAGGGAAATCTCGAAGTTCTGCTTTTCACCATCCAAAGCAAGATGAGAGCGAATAACCAGAAGGTTTACATGCCGCGGGAGGGGAGGCTGATCTCTGATATCAACAAG GGCTGGGAGCGTTTGGAGAAAGCGGAGCACGAGCGGGAGCTGGCCTTGCGCAATGAGCTGATTCGGCAGGAGAAGCTGGAGCAGCTGGCGGCCCGGTTCGACCGCAAGGCGGCCATGCGCGAGACCTGGCTGAGCGAGAATCAGCGGCTCGTCTCGCAG GATAACTTTGGGTCGGATATTTCGGCCGTGGAGGCGGCGGTGCGGAAGCACGAGGCCATCGAGACGGACATCGTGGCCTACAGCGAGCGGGTGGCGGCCGTCAACGCGGTGGCGGCCGAGCTGGAAGCGGAAGGCTACCACGACCTCAAGCGGGTGGTGGCGCGGAGGAACAACGTGGCGCGGCTGTGGGATTATCTGCGGGAGCTGGTGGCCACGCGGCGCGAGCGCCTGATGCTCCATTTTGAGCTGCAGAAAGTGTTCCAGGATCTGGTCTACCTGATGGACTGGCTGGAGGAGATGAAG GGCCGGCTCCAGTCTCAGGACTTCGGGAAGCATTTACACGGGGTGGAGGACCTGCTCCAGATCCATGCGCTGGTGGAGGCCGACATCGCCATCCAGGCCGAGCGGGTGAAGGCCATCAGCGTGGCCGCCCAGCGCTTTGCCTCGTCCGGAGAGG GATACAAACCCTGTGACCCCCGTTTGGTCCAAGACCGATTGGCCACGCTGGACCGGTGCTATCGGGAACTGGTGGCCCTGGCGGCCCAGCGGCGGGCCAAACTGGAGGAATCGCGCCGCTTGTGGAAGTTCTTCTGGGACATGGGCGAGGAGGAGGCCTGGATCCGGGAGCAGAGCCGGATCCTGTCCTCCGACGACTTCGGCAAAGACTTGACCAGCGCCCTGCGTCTCACCAGCAAGCACAACGCCTTCCGGGACGAGATGAGCGGCCGGGCCGGCCCTCTCCAGCAGAGCATCGCCGAAGGCCGCCAGCTGGTCGCCGAAGGCCACTTTGGGGCCGCCGAGGTGGCCGAGCGGATCCGAGACATCGAGGAGCAGTGGGAGCAGCTGGAGGCCCTGTCGAGCGGGCGGGAGCGGCGTCTCCTCCAGGCCTCGAACCTCTATCAGTTCCAGGCGGACGCCAACGACATGGAGGCCTGGTTGCTGGACGCCCTCCGCTTGGTCTCCAGCTCGGAGGTCGGCCACGACGAATATTCGACCCAGAGCCTCGTGAAGAAGCACAAGGATGTGGAGGAGGAGATCCACAACCACCGCCCGGCCCTGGACGCCCTGCACGAGCAGGCGCGCAGCCTGCCGCCGGCCTTTGCCCATTCCCCCGAGGTGGACGGGCGTTTGCCAGCGCTCGAGCAGCGCTACGAGGAGCTGGTGACCCTGGCGGAGCACCGCAAGCAGGCTCTGCAGGACGCCCTCAACCTCTATCAGATGTTCAGCGAGGCCGACGCCTGCGGCCTCTGGATCGGCGAGAGGGAGTACTGGATCGAGACCATGGACGTGCCGGAAAAGTTGGAGGACCTGGAAGTGGTTCAGCAGAG GTTTGAGACTCTGGAGCCGGAGATGAACAACCTAGCCTCCCGCATCGCGGCGGTGAACGAGATCGCCAGCCGGCTCTTGGGCACCGATCACAGGAACAAGGAGAGCATCCAGGCTACTCGGGAGGAGCTCAACACCAG GTGGCAGCAGTTCCAGGCCCTGGCCAGCCGGAAGAAGGACGCCCTGACCTCGGCGCTCAGCATCCAGAACTACTACCTGGAGTGCAACGAGACCAAGGGGTGGATGCGAGAGAAGACGAAGGTGATCGAGTCGACGCAGAGTTTGGGGAACGACCTGGCCGGGGTGATGGCGCTGCAGCGCAAGCTGGCGGGCATGGAGCGGGACCTGGCGGCCATTCAGGGGAAAGTCCAAGACCTGCAGGAGGAGGCGGCCCGGCTGGCGGAACAGCACCCGGAGCAGGCGGCCGCCCTCCGGGACCGCCTCGCCGACATTGACGGGACCTGGGAGGCGCTGCGGGAGACCATGCGGCACCGGGAGGAGTCGCTGGGCGAAGCCAGCAAGCTGCAGGGATTCCTGCGGGACCTGGACGACTTCCAGGCGTGGCTGCTGCGGACCCAGACGGCCGTGGCCTCGGAGGACGTCCCCGCCACGCTGCCCGAGGCCGAGCGCCTCCTGAGCCAGCACGAGACCATCCGGAACGAGGTCGAGCACTACCGGGACGACTACCGGCGCCTGCGGGCCATGGGCGAGGAGGTGACCCGGGGCCACACGGACGCCCAGCACATGTTCCTCCACCAGCGCCTCCAGGCCCTCGACACCGGCTGGACGGAGCTCGGCCAGATGTGGGAGAACCGCCACCAGCTGCTCTCGAGGGCCTGCGGCTTCCAGATCTTCCTACGGGACACCAAGCAGGTGGAAGGGGTGCTGAGTAACCAG gaATACGTTTTGACGCACACCAGCATGCCCAGTTCCCTCCAGGCTGCGGAGGCTGCCATCAAGAAGCACGAGGATTTCATGACCACCATGGAGGCCAATGGGGAGAGGATCAAAGGGCTGGTAGATGCCGGGCGGAAGCTGATCACGGAGGACGCCTTCCACGCGGACAAGGTCCGGGAGAAAGTCAACTCCATCGACAGCCG GCACAGGAAAAACCAAGAAGCGGCGAAGGACCTCCTGGCGCGGCTACGGGACAATCGCGAGCTGCAGCACTTCCTTCAAGACTGTCAAGAG CTCACCCTGTGGATCAATGAGAAGATGCTCTCCGCGCAGGACATGTCGTACGACGAAGCCCGCAACCTCCACACCAAGTGGCAGAAGCACCAGGCCTTCATGGCCGAGCTGGCCTCCAACAAGGGCTGGCTGGACAAAATACAGAAG GAGGGGGAACAACTGGTCGCCGAAAAGCCGGAGCTGAAACCTGTGGTGCGGGAAAAACTGGACGGCTTGCAGACCCTCTGGGAGGAACTGGAATCCCGCACTCAGAGCAAAGCCCGGTGCCTTTTCGACGCCAACCGCGCCGAACTCTTCACCCAGAGCTGCTCGGCTTTGGAGGCCTGGCTGAGCGGCCTTGAAGCCCAGCTGCACTCGGACGACTACGGGAAAGACCTGACCAGTGTCAATATTTTGCTCAAGAAGCAAcag ATGCTGGAGAACCAGATGGATGTGCGGGAGAAGGAGGTGGAGGGTCTCAAAGGCCAGGCCCTGGCCCTCAGCCCAGAGGACTCCAACACGGTGGAGGTGGACGGCAAGCTGCGGACGGTGGAAGACAAATTCGCCGAGCTCCGGGCCCCGCTGCGGGAGCGCTGCCAGAAGCTGCTGGCCTCGAAAGAGGAACACCAGTTCAATCGAGACCTGGAGGACGAAATC TTGTGGGTGAAGGAGCGCATGCCCCTGGCGGTTTCCACCGATCACGGGAGAGATCTTCCCACTGTCCAACTGCTGATCAAGAAAAATCAG ACCTTGCAGAAGGAGATCCAGGGCCACCAGCCGCGCATCCACGACATTCTGGGGAGGTGGCAGAGCCTGGCGTGCAGCGGCCTGGAAGCCGACCTTCGGGGCCGCGTCGAGGCGCTGCAAGAGATGTGGAAGGAGCTGCAGAGCCAGGCGGAGGAACGCCACCGGCGGCTGGAGCGGGCCCAGATGGCGCAGCAGCTCTACTTCGATGTGGCCGAGGCCGAGGCCTGGATGGGGGAACAGGAGCTGCACATGATCTCGGAGGAGAAGGCCAAG GATGAGCTGATCGCCCAGGCCATGGTGAAGAACCATATGGTGATGGAGCAGGCCCTGGAGGACTACGCCCAGACCATTCACCAGCTGTCCCTCCAGAGCCGGGACATGGTGAACAACGGCCACCCCGAGAG CGAGCGGATCAACCTCCGGCAGGGCCAGGTGGACAAATTGTACGCCAGCCTGAAGGATCTGGCGGAGGAGCGCCGCGCCAAGCTGCAGGAGCAGCTTCGGCTTTGCCAGCTGAAGCGGGAGGTGGACGACCTGGAGCAGTGGATCTCGGAGCGGGAGGTGGTGGCCGCTTCCCACGAGCTCGGCCAGGACTACGAGCACGTCACG ATGCTACGGGACAAATTCCGGGAGTTCTCACGCGATACAAGCACCATCGGTCAGGAGCGAGTGGACGCCGTCAACCGGCTGGCGGACGGCATGATCTCCGCCGGCCACTCGGACAACGCCACCATCGCCGAGTGGAAAGACAGCTTGAACGAAGCCTGGGCAGACCTGCTGGAGCTGATTGACACCCGGAGCCAGATGCTGGCCGCCTCCTACGAGCTGCATCGCTTCTACCACGACGCGCGCGAGACCCTCAGCCAGATCCAGAACAAGCAGAAGCAGCTGCCGGACGAGGTGGGCCGGGATCTGAACACCGCCGAGGCCATGCAGCGGATGCACAGTGCTTACGAGCACGACATTCAGGCCCTGAGCACTCAG GTGAAGCAGGTACAGGACGACGCCTCGCGGCTGCAGAAGGCCTACGCCGGCGAGAAGGCGGACGACATCCGGCGGCACGAGCAGTCGGTGAGCGAGGCCTGGGCCGACCtgctcagcagcagcagcggccgGCGGCACCTCCTCACCGACACGGTGGACAAGTTCCGCTTCTTCCGCACGGTGCGGGATCTCCTCCTCTGGATGGACGACGTCAACCTCCAGATCGACGCCCAAGAGAAGCCCCG GGATGTGTCCGCTGCCGATCTGGTCATCAAGAACCACCAGGGGATCAAGGCGGAGGTGGAGGCCCGGACGGACAGCTTCAACGCCTGCATCGCCGTGGGCAACGACCTGCTGGCGAAAGGGCACTACGCCTCCGACAAG ATTGCCGAGAAGCTGACCCAGCTTCAGGACCGCCGCAAGGAGATAAACGACAAGTGGCGGGACAAGATGGACTGGTTACAAATCG TCATGGAGGTGCTGATGTTTGGACGGGACGCGAGCATGGCCGAAGCCTGGCTCTCAAGCCAGGAGCCGATCGTCCGCTCGGCCGAGCTGGGCAGCAACGTGGACGAAGTGGAGAACCTCATCAAGCGCCACGAGGGCTTCCAGAAATCTGCCGCCGCCTGGGAGGAGCGTTTTTCGGCGCTGGAGAAGCTCACCACG TTGGAAGAGAATGAGTGTCGCCGGCGGGCGCAGGAGGAAGCAAGGAAAAAGCGCCCCCCGACACCACCGGTGGCAGACCTCCCCTCCACGGCTCCACAGCCTGACTCCGCTCACGACGGCAG AAGTCCTGGAGAGCAAGAAACGGCGCTGGAAATGCCGTCTCTGAATGGAATCGACCTCGAGTCTGAATCTCCTCAG ATTTCAGAGACGTCCACAACGGTCAATGGGTCGCGGCTCGATTCCGTGTCGAAGGGGAAGGAGCCCAGCCCGGTCCCCTCGCCAAAGCCCCGCTCCAAACCCCCGGCCCTCGGCCCCGATCCCACCCAGTCCGCCACCCTGCCCCTGAGGACGCCGGACCCCTCCACCCCGACGGAGCAGATGGAAGGGGTGCTGTGCCGGAAGCAGGAAATGGAATCGCACGGCAAAAAGGCAGCTAACAG GTCCTGGCAGAACATCTACTGCGTGGTTCGAAAGGGCACCCTTGGCTTCTACAAGGACAGTAAGAACGCCAGCAACGGCATTCCCTACCATGGGGAAGCGCCGGTCAGCTTGCAGGGGGCCCAGTGCAACGTCGCTCTGGACTACAAGAAGCGCAAACATGTCTTTAAGCTCGG GTTAACGGATGGGAAAGAATATTTATTCCAGGCCAAAGATGAG GCCGAGATGAGCAGCTGGATGCGTGTCGTCAACGCCACGGCTGCCTCTGCCCCGACCCCGCACGGCCCCGCGGAGGAGCAGCTGATCGGCAAAGGAATGACGCGGGCCCTCAGCATGCCCCCCGTCTCCCCCAACAGCGGCTCCGAGGGGCCCGTCGCTCTGCGCAGCAAAGACACCGCCAAGGAGAAAGACCGCGAGAAACGCTTTAGttttttcaaaaagaacaaaTAG